One genomic segment of Nitrososphaera sp. includes these proteins:
- the trpA gene encoding tryptophan synthase subunit alpha — MQQTFAELRKKRECGLVCYIMAGYPDSRSSIRIADSLIRGGADAIEIGIPFSDPVADGPTIQKASTASLQAGMTPSKALGIARSIRSAHARTPLLAMTYSNIILRNGISSFLHSAKLCGIDGFVIPDLPVEEAGEFIDESKIKNLDTVFLASPNTPKERIERIAGKTTGFLYLVSVYGTTGSRAQFEQYSADAIASAKAAVAGKVPVAVGFGISRPAHVKFMKDAGADAVIVGSAIVDIITRRKKMEDGLRELESFARRLKRACR; from the coding sequence ATTCAGCAGACATTCGCTGAGCTTCGAAAGAAGCGGGAATGCGGTTTGGTATGCTACATCATGGCAGGTTACCCAGACTCGCGTTCGTCGATAAGGATTGCCGATTCGCTAATACGAGGAGGCGCCGATGCAATTGAAATTGGGATTCCATTTTCCGACCCTGTCGCCGACGGACCAACTATCCAGAAAGCCTCAACCGCCTCACTACAGGCAGGCATGACGCCTTCAAAGGCCCTCGGAATCGCTCGCTCAATCAGGAGCGCTCACGCACGAACGCCCCTTCTTGCAATGACCTACTCGAATATAATTCTGAGAAATGGAATTTCTTCCTTTTTACATTCTGCCAAACTCTGCGGGATAGACGGATTTGTCATTCCAGACCTTCCGGTAGAGGAGGCCGGCGAGTTCATCGATGAGTCCAAAATCAAAAACCTTGATACTGTGTTCCTTGCCTCGCCCAACACCCCGAAAGAACGGATTGAGCGCATAGCAGGCAAGACTACTGGCTTCTTGTACTTGGTTTCCGTATATGGAACAACAGGCAGCAGGGCTCAATTCGAGCAGTACAGCGCGGATGCAATCGCCTCAGCCAAGGCTGCAGTGGCCGGCAAGGTGCCGGTTGCAGTCGGCTTTGGCATCTCTCGCCCCGCCCATGTAAAGTTCATGAAGGACGCAGGCGCCGATGCAGTCATTGTTGGAAGTGCAATCGTGGACATCATTACCCGGCGGAAAAAAATGGAAGACGGTCTTAGGGAATTGGAATCGTTCGCACGACGGCTAAAGCGCGCATGCAGGTAA
- a CDS encoding type II glyceraldehyde-3-phosphate dehydrogenase has product MVKVFINGYGNIGRRLATALAADKEFQLMGVAKYSPDEKVKEALDNRLDVFVPDGQEDAFKEKGYAVTGKVSDAVKASDIIVDAAKEGGGFENKRSLYLPMKKRAVFQGGEERHGEFAVADMIHNSRVNYRQAADKDYVIQGSCNVSGMGRIMQPLIEKYGDRILRWDVELIRRWADLEDVKPVKDSIEWDREPHHQNDVKDFIPSANLYVDAFKVPSRMMHLHQMFIRFKGAAPSKDDISECYKSEFGVSVLRSAKGTGDVRKKAIELGFAHGDTNMVHIHEDIMRVQGDVIKIGYSDDQTGMVIPENHLLLQSMAFKRPRNEALLRTDNLFRLSEKKRIMEQEFK; this is encoded by the coding sequence TTGGTCAAAGTCTTCATTAACGGATACGGCAACATTGGAAGGAGGCTGGCGACGGCACTGGCTGCAGACAAAGAATTCCAGCTTATGGGTGTAGCCAAGTACAGCCCGGACGAGAAGGTAAAAGAAGCTCTGGACAACCGCCTAGATGTTTTTGTCCCGGACGGGCAGGAGGATGCATTCAAGGAAAAAGGCTACGCGGTCACAGGCAAAGTCAGCGACGCGGTGAAGGCAAGCGACATTATTGTTGACGCCGCAAAAGAGGGCGGAGGTTTTGAGAACAAAAGAAGCCTATATCTTCCCATGAAGAAACGCGCCGTCTTTCAGGGCGGTGAGGAGAGGCATGGCGAATTCGCAGTCGCAGACATGATACACAATTCAAGAGTGAATTATCGTCAGGCGGCAGACAAGGACTATGTAATTCAAGGCAGCTGTAATGTCTCTGGGATGGGCAGAATCATGCAGCCACTTATCGAAAAATACGGCGACCGAATCTTGAGGTGGGACGTCGAGCTAATCCGCAGGTGGGCCGACCTCGAGGATGTCAAACCGGTAAAGGATTCAATCGAGTGGGACCGCGAGCCTCACCACCAGAATGATGTGAAGGACTTTATCCCTTCTGCCAATCTCTACGTCGATGCCTTCAAGGTTCCTTCTCGCATGATGCATCTTCACCAGATGTTCATCCGGTTCAAAGGCGCCGCGCCCTCGAAGGATGACATTTCAGAGTGTTACAAGAGCGAATTCGGAGTGTCTGTTCTTCGAAGCGCCAAAGGCACAGGCGATGTCCGCAAGAAGGCAATCGAGCTAGGTTTTGCACATGGCGACACTAACATGGTGCACATACACGAGGATATCATGAGAGTTCAGGGAGACGTCATAAAAATAGGATACTCGGACGACCAGACGGGTATGGTCATACCCGAAAATCATTTGCTACTGCAGTCCATGGCTTTCAAGCGTCCGCGGAATGAGGCACTGCTTCGCACTGACAATCTCTTTCGGCTCTCCGAGAAGAAGCGGATCATGGAACAGGAATTCAAGTGA
- a CDS encoding aminodeoxychorismate/anthranilate synthase component II produces MRILIIDNYDSFVYNLAQLLGEIGTEPAVVRNDAISVNQIAQINPDAIVISPGPGHPADRNYFGVCTDVILELGEKIPILGVCLGHQGIVHAFGGKVVNAGRVRHGKTSTIRYTKDNLFENLKNPFRATRYHSLVAEKGTVPSCLTVTATALDDGEIMAIRHNKYLIEGVQFHPESVLTDEGKRLLSNFVAMVKK; encoded by the coding sequence CTGAGGATATTGATTATTGACAATTACGATTCATTCGTGTACAACCTAGCCCAGCTTCTTGGCGAGATTGGCACGGAACCTGCCGTTGTTCGCAACGATGCAATTTCGGTCAATCAAATAGCGCAAATTAACCCTGATGCAATCGTTATCTCTCCAGGACCGGGCCATCCGGCAGACAGGAACTATTTTGGCGTTTGCACTGATGTAATTCTTGAACTCGGCGAGAAAATTCCCATTCTCGGCGTTTGCCTCGGGCACCAGGGAATAGTACATGCTTTCGGAGGAAAGGTCGTGAATGCAGGCAGGGTCAGGCATGGAAAGACAAGCACCATAAGATATACGAAGGACAATTTGTTTGAGAACCTCAAAAATCCATTCAGGGCGACCCGGTACCACTCCTTAGTCGCAGAAAAAGGCACGGTTCCTTCCTGCCTGACAGTGACTGCGACCGCGCTAGACGACGGTGAGATTATGGCAATCCGCCACAACAAGTACCTGATTGAGGGTGTTCAGTTCCATCCCGAGTCAGTGCTGACAGACGAGGGCAAGAGACTCCTGTCAAACTTTGTCGCAATGGTAAAGAAGTGA
- a CDS encoding homoserine dehydrogenase yields MRIILVGFGVVGQSLAKLLVSRSADLYTEYGMKPRIVACVDAKTAIVSPAGVDLKRLLENKKETGSVAGKAKGANFDANQVIENVEAEIVIECTATNLKDGEPGMSHIISAMRTGKHVISVNKGPLALAFPSLLELASYNGVMLRFSGTVGGGTPILEFAKRCLKGDRITSFRGILNGTTNYILSLMAEGMSYREALGDASKKGYAEADPTLDVEGFDAAAKLVIMANWIMGMKVTLRDVRRSGITEVTEADIRRAIKSGSALKLLATCDGKRLEVSPGQVPNSDPICVNGTLNAVSFSSEHSGTQTIIGKGAGGMETASAILRDMIEIRDSVFSNK; encoded by the coding sequence GTGCGAATAATTCTTGTCGGCTTTGGCGTCGTCGGACAGAGTCTGGCCAAGCTACTTGTATCTCGCTCTGCCGACCTGTACACTGAATACGGTATGAAGCCACGAATTGTCGCTTGCGTGGATGCCAAGACTGCGATTGTCTCTCCTGCGGGGGTAGACCTGAAAAGGTTGTTGGAGAACAAGAAGGAGACTGGAAGCGTCGCCGGCAAGGCCAAGGGCGCGAATTTCGATGCCAATCAGGTAATCGAAAACGTCGAGGCTGAAATCGTAATCGAATGCACCGCAACCAACCTGAAGGATGGCGAGCCGGGAATGTCGCATATCATTTCTGCCATGAGGACCGGCAAGCACGTAATAAGCGTCAACAAGGGCCCATTGGCCTTGGCCTTTCCCTCACTTCTCGAGCTGGCCAGCTATAATGGGGTAATGCTGCGGTTCAGCGGTACGGTAGGAGGCGGGACTCCAATCCTCGAGTTTGCCAAGCGCTGCCTTAAGGGAGACAGAATCACGTCATTTCGCGGAATTTTGAATGGGACTACAAACTACATCCTCAGCCTGATGGCAGAGGGAATGAGTTATCGAGAGGCCCTTGGTGATGCCAGCAAGAAGGGATACGCAGAGGCCGATCCCACGCTTGACGTAGAGGGTTTTGACGCCGCTGCGAAACTTGTCATTATGGCAAACTGGATAATGGGAATGAAGGTCACACTCCGCGATGTCAGAAGGTCAGGCATTACGGAAGTAACTGAGGCTGACATCCGGCGGGCAATAAAGTCAGGGTCCGCCTTGAAGCTGCTTGCAACGTGCGACGGCAAGCGACTTGAGGTATCCCCGGGACAGGTTCCGAACTCCGATCCAATCTGCGTCAACGGAACGCTAAATGCCGTTTCATTTTCCTCCGAGCACTCGGGCACGCAGACTATAATAGGAAAGGGGGCAGGCGGAATGGAGACCGCGAGTGCTATCCTGAGAGACATGATAGAGATCCGCGATAGCGTCTTTAGCAACAAGTAA
- a CDS encoding CBS domain-containing protein, with protein sequence MLPKLDYIKQARMRLGVSQRMLANMANISTSMLNQVESGRCKPSYETARRIFEVLASLEGKSSTKAGDICSRLLISVQKKEKLHRAIDSMRQNSISQLPVFEATHAVGILTEDGVAKAVAEKGEDIKNLLVSEVMEPPPPIVDVSTPAKALIPLVRFAKSILVSEKGKVIGIVTITDTLKMVE encoded by the coding sequence TTGCTTCCAAAGCTGGATTACATCAAGCAGGCGCGCATGAGGCTTGGCGTTTCTCAGCGCATGCTTGCCAACATGGCAAACATCAGCACGTCAATGTTAAACCAAGTTGAGTCAGGCAGGTGTAAGCCAAGCTACGAGACCGCTAGAAGAATCTTTGAGGTCCTTGCTTCGCTTGAGGGCAAGTCTTCCACCAAAGCCGGAGATATCTGCAGCAGGCTGCTAATATCCGTCCAGAAAAAAGAAAAACTGCACAGGGCAATCGATTCTATGAGGCAGAATTCCATAAGTCAGCTTCCAGTCTTTGAAGCGACCCATGCGGTAGGAATCCTGACGGAGGACGGGGTCGCAAAGGCTGTGGCCGAGAAGGGTGAGGACATAAAAAACCTGCTCGTCTCCGAGGTAATGGAACCCCCACCCCCAATAGTTGATGTTTCAACTCCCGCCAAGGCCCTCATACCCCTCGTCAGGTTTGCCAAATCCATTCTCGTCAGTGAAAAGGGTAAGGTGATAGGCATAGTCACGATTACGGATACGCTCAAAATGGTAGAGTAG
- a CDS encoding ATP-binding protein, with the protein MPTELKVHPSFFKEFATKTWVSPTEIVKELVENAFDEDATRVLITILKDGSLAVEDDAGMDQVGMEKFLLLGSPHKRVETVSPKLRRIRTGRYGTGRLSFLTSFEKMKIRTKRGSFSKSIVIDSNVLDQLFAGNAKLQELREPALGRNGTELVMSGSKGEVDLFRIMKEVRKLAVLRHPMFEVGIKTADSFKEWDSSGAQLIRAPEIQGHKVPVNLDNGRITGEIIIARRPLSEDERGIAVMVGSHIVIRTNFGFDARMSRVTGQVRCDALTTRFADKSAIIEDEEFAKFNQQMRAFVTSSVIPALSEYEDVLITREESRIYREIDKVLGQALVDTLETTEEVQGYEMVDVKEVVKADEKPSARKPARSKEIEDYDEPSPFSQTAESERSRNPSSMDSQSIAAGQELVDVVDERQADGTIVRTRKIRKPILKKTFALKRIGYKVIPYEDESDSRYSFTNEGVVFVNKANSTYKAEAARGDEFLLRHIIGLVAEAVAQSKHPEGKDALELQNRLVSEAIRIHDYSVMRK; encoded by the coding sequence ATGCCAACCGAGCTGAAGGTTCATCCGTCCTTTTTTAAGGAATTCGCCACAAAAACATGGGTCTCACCGACCGAGATTGTAAAGGAGCTTGTTGAAAATGCGTTTGACGAAGACGCAACGCGAGTGCTCATTACTATTTTGAAAGACGGTTCGCTTGCAGTCGAAGACGATGCGGGAATGGATCAGGTCGGCATGGAAAAGTTCCTGCTGCTCGGATCTCCCCACAAGCGAGTTGAGACGGTTTCTCCGAAACTCAGGCGCATAAGGACTGGCAGATACGGAACTGGTAGGCTTTCATTCCTTACCTCTTTCGAGAAGATGAAAATCAGAACCAAGCGCGGATCCTTTAGCAAGTCAATAGTGATAGATAGCAACGTTCTCGACCAGTTGTTTGCAGGAAATGCAAAACTTCAAGAGCTGCGCGAGCCAGCACTCGGGAGAAACGGGACCGAACTTGTCATGAGCGGCTCGAAAGGCGAGGTCGACCTTTTCAGAATCATGAAAGAGGTGCGCAAGTTGGCAGTGCTGCGCCACCCGATGTTTGAGGTAGGCATCAAGACTGCAGATTCATTCAAAGAATGGGACTCTAGCGGTGCCCAGCTAATCAGGGCCCCGGAGATTCAAGGGCATAAAGTGCCTGTCAACCTCGATAACGGAAGGATTACGGGCGAGATAATTATCGCCAGGCGTCCACTATCCGAGGATGAGAGGGGCATAGCAGTTATGGTGGGCAGTCATATTGTCATACGGACGAACTTTGGATTTGACGCACGAATGAGCAGGGTCACCGGCCAGGTGCGATGCGACGCCCTGACAACTCGGTTCGCCGACAAATCAGCTATCATTGAAGACGAGGAATTTGCAAAATTCAACCAGCAAATGAGGGCTTTTGTGACGAGTTCTGTTATTCCGGCACTTAGCGAATATGAGGACGTGCTGATAACCCGCGAAGAGTCGAGAATATACCGAGAAATCGATAAAGTCCTAGGTCAGGCGCTGGTCGATACGTTGGAGACTACGGAGGAAGTGCAAGGCTACGAAATGGTGGATGTCAAGGAGGTTGTCAAGGCCGACGAAAAGCCTTCAGCTCGCAAGCCTGCGCGGTCCAAAGAAATCGAGGATTATGATGAGCCATCGCCATTTTCTCAGACGGCTGAAAGCGAAAGGTCAAGAAACCCATCATCAATGGACTCACAGTCCATCGCAGCAGGGCAGGAGCTGGTTGACGTTGTCGACGAGCGTCAGGCTGATGGCACTATAGTCAGGACGAGAAAGATTCGCAAGCCGATCCTAAAGAAAACCTTTGCCCTCAAGAGAATAGGCTACAAGGTGATACCTTACGAGGACGAATCCGATTCAAGGTACAGCTTCACAAACGAGGGCGTCGTTTTCGTTAACAAGGCCAATTCAACGTACAAAGCGGAAGCTGCCAGAGGAGATGAGTTTTTGCTTCGGCACATTATCGGCCTGGTCGCGGAGGCCGTCGCCCAGTCAAAGCACCCGGAGGGGAAGGACGCTCTGGAGCTTCAAAACCGCCTCGTTTCTGAAGCGATTCGTATTCACGACTACTCCGTGATGCGAAAGTAA
- a CDS encoding proteasome subunit beta has protein sequence MAFEFMPGATVVGISYSDGVILAAEKRVSFGTFVVNKNIKKTFPVTKYVGAACAGMVADMQVLVRQVEALSKIRKLETRRNVPPNSVAKLMSVIMFERRYFPLLTQVIVGGIDTKPEIYTLDPLGSVLPDEYAAVGTGAEMALGIMDAEYKPAMTEEKARELAIRAIKSATQRDAASGDGIDVLYITKSGTREETLALKNA, from the coding sequence ATGGCATTTGAATTCATGCCGGGCGCTACGGTCGTAGGGATTTCTTATAGCGATGGCGTTATTTTGGCAGCAGAGAAACGAGTTTCTTTTGGAACATTTGTGGTTAACAAGAACATAAAAAAGACTTTTCCTGTCACCAAGTACGTAGGCGCGGCATGCGCCGGGATGGTTGCAGACATGCAGGTACTGGTAAGACAGGTTGAAGCGCTGTCCAAGATAAGGAAACTTGAGACTCGCCGTAACGTGCCGCCGAACTCTGTGGCGAAACTAATGTCCGTGATCATGTTCGAGCGCAGGTATTTTCCTTTGTTGACTCAGGTAATTGTCGGCGGGATCGATACCAAGCCTGAAATTTACACGCTTGACCCGTTAGGTTCGGTGCTACCTGACGAGTACGCCGCCGTTGGGACTGGGGCCGAAATGGCGCTTGGCATCATGGACGCAGAGTACAAGCCGGCAATGACCGAAGAAAAAGCCCGAGAGTTGGCAATACGCGCAATCAAGTCTGCCACTCAACGAGATGCTGCAAGCGGCGACGGCATCGATGTCCTCTACATTACCAAATCGGGAACAAGAGAAGAAACGCTGGCGCTCAAGAACGCGTAA
- the trpD gene encoding anthranilate phosphoribosyltransferase — translation MILRTSTEIRQLIRRMLDRCDLTEHEAEQAFDDMLLGRLGDAEIASFLVALAMKGESPAEIRAAVRSIKKHSRTISPKSAGKIIDTCGTGGDSKSTFNISTVAGIVASAAGATIAKHGNRSSSGVCGSADFMEAVGFALDSPPSGVQKSIEEIGLGFLFAPMFHPLMRNVSSARKAMGVRSVFNIAGPLCNPCENLSGQVIGVYSESLAARLVEALGEHGANVMIVSGSDGLDELSTTCSSKVTWIRNSGKESTVVSPGELGMKETGITDLQVASKEESVTETLKVIYGIGSRQKEDVVVLNAAAALLVSATCASFEEGVKRSREAISTGAARRQLTGLVERCGDLKKLGTAEKDYLGL, via the coding sequence GTGATCCTGCGCACGTCGACTGAAATCAGGCAACTTATCCGACGGATGCTAGACCGCTGCGACCTTACAGAGCATGAAGCGGAACAGGCATTTGACGACATGCTTCTTGGCAGGCTCGGCGACGCTGAAATTGCCTCGTTTCTAGTTGCGCTAGCAATGAAGGGCGAGAGCCCTGCAGAAATCCGCGCTGCGGTTCGGTCCATCAAGAAACATTCCAGAACGATCTCTCCAAAAAGCGCCGGAAAAATTATTGATACTTGCGGTACCGGCGGCGACTCCAAGTCAACTTTCAACATAAGCACGGTGGCCGGTATTGTGGCATCGGCTGCCGGCGCAACTATCGCCAAGCACGGCAACCGCTCCTCTTCAGGAGTTTGCGGAAGTGCAGATTTTATGGAAGCAGTTGGTTTTGCGCTTGACAGCCCTCCTTCTGGTGTACAGAAGTCAATTGAAGAAATAGGTCTTGGATTTCTCTTTGCCCCGATGTTTCACCCTCTCATGCGGAATGTCTCCTCGGCAAGGAAAGCGATGGGAGTCAGGTCCGTCTTTAACATCGCGGGCCCGCTGTGCAACCCTTGCGAAAACCTTTCGGGTCAGGTAATCGGTGTCTATTCAGAGTCGCTGGCAGCCAGATTAGTTGAGGCCCTCGGAGAGCATGGAGCAAATGTGATGATAGTTAGCGGCTCCGATGGACTGGACGAACTGTCTACTACGTGCTCCAGCAAGGTTACTTGGATTCGTAACAGTGGCAAGGAGAGTACAGTTGTCTCGCCTGGCGAACTGGGTATGAAGGAGACCGGTATAACAGACCTGCAAGTTGCATCCAAGGAGGAATCTGTCACAGAGACGTTGAAGGTCATTTACGGAATCGGTTCGAGGCAGAAGGAAGACGTTGTGGTACTAAATGCCGCCGCGGCACTACTAGTCTCCGCAACGTGCGCCAGCTTTGAAGAGGGAGTAAAACGGTCCCGTGAGGCAATTAGCACCGGCGCCGCGAGGCGACAGCTGACGGGACTCGTTGAGCGCTGCGGCGATTTGAAAAAACTCGGAACTGCCGAGAAAGATTACCTCGGCCTTTAG
- a CDS encoding PUA domain-containing protein, translating to MKVAVLSKSDTSSLLDTMRSSWPQGSVPRVKNFKSYEIDAQKSLLVSDEVVCAKVSEDKIIPFLGEAELLQKFPTVTVDMGAVKFVCNGANVMRPGVTRFDEFKKGSIVTVRDQQHGKVLAVGLALDDSQAAASMTKGYVVENLHYISDKIWEAAKEVKVTRS from the coding sequence GTGAAAGTAGCGGTACTTTCAAAATCTGACACATCATCGCTCCTGGACACGATGAGATCCTCGTGGCCACAAGGAAGCGTGCCTCGAGTAAAGAACTTCAAATCGTACGAAATTGACGCCCAGAAATCGCTTTTGGTATCAGACGAGGTTGTTTGCGCAAAGGTTTCTGAAGACAAAATAATCCCGTTCCTTGGGGAGGCCGAGTTGCTGCAAAAATTTCCGACTGTGACGGTCGACATGGGGGCAGTAAAGTTTGTCTGCAATGGAGCTAATGTAATGAGGCCCGGGGTTACCAGATTTGACGAATTTAAGAAAGGAAGCATCGTGACAGTAAGAGACCAGCAGCATGGCAAGGTTCTCGCGGTCGGGTTAGCCCTGGATGATTCGCAGGCAGCCGCTAGTATGACCAAAGGGTACGTAGTGGAGAACTTGCACTATATCAGCGACAAGATATGGGAAGCCGCAAAAGAAGTAAAAGTTACGCGTTCTTGA
- the radA gene encoding DNA repair and recombination protein RadA — protein MTETRNVVELEIEDIEGVGPTTARKMKDAGITSVMELATAVADELAADLGGSKETASTFIMAAQKLLRESGILDKEFTTADVELEKRKSLLRCTTGAKALDDLLLGGIETQAITEFYGEFGSGKSQVCHTLCATAQQPVEEGGLGGGVIFIDTEGTFRPERVDQIARARGLNSEEALKKIAICKAYNSSHLELIVKSMGKYIDDFKAKIIIIDSIISLHRAEFAGRGTLADRQQRLNGIMHKLVRIAEIYNVAIIVTNQVQSTPDTFFGDPTKPAGGNVIGHASTYRIYLRKAGNDRIAKMIDSPYHPYQDVRLTVNEKGIDDVDADSPKKKGAKDKESD, from the coding sequence ATGACTGAAACCCGCAACGTGGTCGAACTTGAGATAGAAGACATTGAGGGAGTCGGACCGACGACCGCCCGCAAAATGAAAGACGCCGGCATTACGTCGGTAATGGAGCTGGCCACTGCAGTAGCGGATGAGCTCGCAGCCGACCTTGGCGGCTCGAAAGAAACCGCGTCGACATTTATCATGGCAGCTCAAAAGCTACTTCGTGAAAGCGGTATTCTTGATAAGGAATTTACAACCGCAGATGTCGAGCTTGAAAAAAGAAAATCGCTCCTCCGGTGCACCACCGGTGCCAAAGCCCTAGATGACCTTCTGCTCGGAGGCATCGAGACCCAGGCTATCACTGAATTTTACGGAGAATTTGGAAGCGGCAAGAGCCAGGTGTGTCACACCCTGTGTGCCACTGCCCAGCAGCCTGTTGAAGAAGGCGGCCTAGGCGGAGGCGTCATTTTTATTGACACCGAGGGCACTTTCAGGCCTGAGAGGGTCGATCAGATCGCCCGTGCAAGAGGGCTCAACTCTGAGGAAGCGCTGAAAAAGATCGCAATTTGCAAAGCATACAATAGCAGCCACCTTGAGCTTATCGTGAAATCTATGGGCAAATACATTGACGACTTTAAAGCGAAAATCATAATCATTGATAGCATAATTTCGCTGCACAGGGCAGAATTCGCCGGGAGGGGAACGCTTGCCGACAGACAACAAAGGCTCAACGGCATCATGCACAAACTTGTAAGGATTGCCGAGATTTACAACGTGGCCATAATAGTCACCAACCAAGTGCAATCTACTCCAGATACCTTCTTTGGGGATCCTACAAAGCCCGCAGGCGGAAACGTAATAGGACACGCATCCACCTACAGAATCTACCTTCGCAAGGCAGGGAACGACAGAATAGCAAAGATGATCGACTCGCCGTACCATCCTTATCAGGACGTTCGGTTGACTGTAAATGAAAAGGGGATTGACGATGTCGATGCCGACAGCCCTAAAAAGAAGGGGGCAAAGGACAAGGAATCAGACTAA
- the prf1 gene encoding peptide chain release factor aRF-1, giving the protein MGSDNGKWNSVERYKLTKMINELSKISGHGTELVSVYVPPRRPLYDVISQLRNEAGTASNIKSDLTRTHVQDALSRTVEFLKTLRDTPKNGLIVFCGAIPNDKGIGKEKIEIFPIQDPPKEVKISLYRCDDHFWTDHLRDMLKDDKVMAVLAVDTQEAGFGILTGDRSETVDSITSGVAGKHRQGGQSARRFERLRENELNEFYHRIAAHAKKIFIDQYNVKGLIVGGPGPTKENFLKEEYLDYRLQNNIIATLDTSYSGDEGVREIINKAQNEGVLTEYRVMEEKQLIKKFMGEVHSGRGLGIYGLQDVLSALRAGSVDLALVTDDIPYVKIDFRCKSCKRVQEKVVDRTQVIATKQEFLAKPCPNCGSADIEASEIDIVDYLQELSSASGARLEVISGQTEEGQQLSSLGRIGAILRYRLVQS; this is encoded by the coding sequence ATGGGCAGCGACAATGGGAAATGGAATTCTGTCGAAAGATACAAGCTTACCAAGATGATAAACGAGTTATCCAAGATCTCCGGCCATGGGACTGAGCTTGTATCAGTCTATGTTCCGCCGCGTCGGCCGCTTTACGACGTTATCTCGCAACTTCGCAACGAAGCCGGCACAGCGTCGAACATAAAGTCTGACCTTACACGGACTCACGTGCAGGACGCCCTGAGCAGGACTGTGGAGTTTCTCAAGACACTCCGAGATACGCCAAAAAATGGTCTCATAGTGTTTTGCGGCGCCATCCCCAATGACAAAGGGATAGGGAAGGAGAAAATAGAGATTTTTCCAATCCAGGATCCCCCCAAGGAAGTGAAAATAAGCCTTTACAGGTGCGACGACCACTTTTGGACCGACCATCTTAGAGACATGCTAAAGGACGACAAGGTCATGGCTGTTTTGGCCGTCGATACCCAGGAGGCAGGGTTTGGAATACTTACCGGCGATCGGTCCGAAACCGTCGACTCTATTACCTCGGGCGTAGCTGGAAAGCACCGCCAGGGCGGCCAGTCTGCCCGTAGATTCGAAAGGCTTCGCGAAAACGAGCTCAATGAATTCTACCACAGGATTGCAGCGCACGCAAAAAAGATATTCATCGATCAGTACAATGTAAAAGGCCTTATAGTCGGCGGGCCGGGCCCGACCAAGGAGAACTTCCTCAAAGAAGAGTATCTGGATTACCGACTTCAGAACAACATTATTGCAACTCTCGACACTTCATACTCAGGTGACGAGGGCGTCCGGGAAATTATCAATAAGGCACAGAACGAAGGAGTTCTTACAGAGTACAGGGTTATGGAGGAAAAGCAGCTCATAAAAAAGTTCATGGGCGAGGTACACTCGGGAAGAGGCCTAGGCATCTATGGATTGCAGGATGTCCTTTCTGCACTTCGGGCAGGCAGCGTCGATCTCGCGCTCGTGACCGATGACATTCCCTATGTAAAAATCGATTTCAGGTGCAAGAGCTGCAAGCGAGTTCAGGAAAAGGTCGTGGATAGAACTCAGGTTATAGCGACCAAGCAAGAATTTCTAGCAAAGCCCTGTCCTAATTGCGGTTCTGCCGACATTGAAGCGTCAGAAATCGATATTGTGGATTACTTGCAGGAGCTTAGCAGCGCGTCAGGTGCTAGACTCGAAGTTATTTCAGGCCAGACCGAGGAAGGCCAGCAACTTTCAAGTCTTGGAAGGATCGGCGCAATTTTGCGCTATAGGTTGGTTCAATCCTAG